Proteins co-encoded in one Arachis hypogaea cultivar Tifrunner chromosome 11, arahy.Tifrunner.gnm2.J5K5, whole genome shotgun sequence genomic window:
- the LOC112720669 gene encoding uncharacterized protein isoform X1: MATKKIIAICQSGGQFKTDKDGCLSYKGGDAHAIDIDDQMKFNEFKGEVAEMFNVNADSMSVKYFLPGNRKILISISNDKDLQRMVKFHGDSSIVDIYILIDELVAHEVSNNMPASRSSRTTLSETVVPINTSPTLDVMHDVIDDTIQPMIPIDAPPDGVDDSNQMDMHIDIPIEVSRVLPIESSNDEKRAKGAQQWQNTITGVGQRFNSVHEFRESLRKYAIAHQFAFKYKKNDSHRVTVKCKAEGCLWRIHASRLSTTQLICIKKMHPTHTCEGAVGTTGHQATRSWVASIIKEKLKAYPNYKPKDIVNDIKQEYGIQLNYFQAWRGKEIAREQLQGSYKAAYSQLPFFCEKIMEANPGSLALYTTKEDSSFHRLFLSFHASSHGFQQGCRPLIFLDSIPLKSKYQGTLLAATAADADDGVFPVAFAIVDAESDDNWHWFLLQLQSVLSTSCPITFVAGSEHRLKDSIAEIFEGSFHGYCLRYLTEQLFRDLKGQFSHEIKRLMVEDLYAAAYAAKPEGFQTSLDNIKSISVDAYNWIVQSGPENWANSFFQGTRYNHMTSNFGELFYSWASDADELPITQMVDVIRSKIMELIVARREASDRWVSRLTPSMEEKLSAESRKAHSLQFVLCGSSTYEVCGDTNEVVDLDRWECSCKAWQLTGIPCCHAIAVISGINRSVYDFCSRFFTSEIYRLTYSEAVLPIQYVDAPAAKDSQLLVTVTPPSTRRPPGRPATKRYGSEDVVKRQLQCSRCKGLGHNKSTCKEQS, translated from the exons ATGGCTACCAAGAAGATAATTGCAATATGTCAGTCTGGAGGTCAGTTTAAAACTGACAAAGATGGTTGTTTGTCATATAAAGGTGGTGATGCTCATGCTATTGACATTGATGATCAAATGAAATTCAACGAGTTCAAAGGGGAAGTAGCAGAAATGTTTAATGTCAATGCTGATAGCATGTCGGTAAAATATTTCCTTCCCGGAAATAGGAagattcttatttcaatttccaATGACAAGGATCTCCAAAGAATGGTTAAGTTTCATGGGGATTCGAGTATTGTTGACATCTATATCCTTATAGATGAGCTAGTTGCCCATGAGGTGTCAAACAACATGCCTGCCAGTAG GTCAAGCAGAACTACTTTGTCTGAAACAGTGGTGCCAATCAATACCTCTCCAACACTTGATGTTATGCATGATGTCATAGATGACACCATCCAGCCAATGATTCCAATCGATGCTCCACCTGACGGTGTTGATGATAGCAATCAAATGGATATGCATATAGACATTCCTATTGAAGTTTCTCGTGTTCTCCCCATTGAATCCTCAAATGATGAAAAGCGTGCTAAAGGGGCACAACAATGGCAGAATACTATAACGGGTGTGGGTCAAAGGTTCAACAGTGTACATGAGTTTCGGGAATCATTGCGGAAATATGCAATTGCTCACCAATTTgcctttaaatataaaaaaaatgatagcCATCGTGTGACTGTCAAATGTAAAGCAGAAGGTTGCCTTTGGAGAATCCATGCGTCAAGATTGTCAACTACTCAGTTGATATGTATCAAGAAAATGCATCCAACTCATACTTGTGAAGGGGCTGTGGGAACGACAGGGCATCAAGCAACTAGGAGTTGGGTGGCCAGTATAATAAAGGAGAAACTGAAAGCTTATCCTAACTATAAGCCCAAGGATATTGTTAATGACATCAAACAAGAATATGGAATTCAGCTTAACTACTTCCAGGCTTGGCGGGGGAAGGAGATTGCAAGGGAGCAGCTTCAGGGTTCATATAAAGCAGCATATAGTCAGTTACCTTTCTTTTGTGAGAAAATAATGGAGGCCAATCCCGGAAGTCTAGCTTTGTACACTACAAAGGAAGACTCGAGCTTCCATCGTCTCTTTCTATCATTTCATGCTTCTTCGCATGGTTTCCAACAGGGTTGCCGACCGTTGATTTTCCTTGATAGCATTCCATTGAAGTCAAAATACCAAGGAACCTTGTTAGCAGCAACAGCTGCCGATGCTGATGATGGTGTATTCCCTGTTGCTTTTGCCATTGTTGATGCTGAATCTGATGATAACTGGCATTGGTTTTTACTTCAGCTCCAATCGGTGCTGTCAACATCTTGTCCCATAACGTTTGTTGCAGGCAGTGAGCACAGGCTAAAAGATTCAATTGCCGAGATATTTGAAGGCTCGTTTCATGGATACTGCCTCCGATACTTAACTGAGCAACTATTTAGAGACTTGAAAGGACAGTTTTCTCATGAGATAAAACGATTAATGGTCGAGGATTTATATGCTGCTGCTTATGCAGCCAAACCTGAAGGCTTCCAAACCAGTTTGGATAACATTAAAAGTATTTCTGTAGATGCTTATAATTGGATTGTGCAAAGTGGACCTGAGAATTGGGCGAATTCATTTTTTCAGGGTACTAGGTATAATCACATGACATCAAACTTTGGTGAACTGTTCTATAGTTGGGCTTCAGATGCAGATGAATTACCAATAACACAGATGGTTGATGTGATAAGAAGTAAGATCATGGAGTTGATTGTTGCCAGAAGAGAAGCATCTGATCGATGGGTGTCTAGGCTGACTCCGTCCATGGAGGAAAAGCTTAGTGCAGAAAGCCGGAAAGCTCATTCACTTCAATTTGTATTATGTGGCAGCAGCACCTATGAAGTTTGCGGTGACACCAATGAGGTGGTCGATCTCGACCGATGGGAATGTAGTTGTAAAGCCTGGCAGCTGACTGGAATACCATGCTGCCATGCTATTGCTGTTATCAGTGGAATCAACCGGAGTGTGTATGATTTTTGCTCTAGATTTTTCACAAGCGAGATATACAGATTGACTTATTCAGAGGCGGTGCTGCCAATTCAATATGTAGATGCGCCTGCTGCAAAAGATTCTCAGCTTTTGGTAACAGTTACACCCCCTTCTACCCGACGACCACCAGGCCGACCGGCAACAAAGCGATATGGCTCTGAAGATGTAGTCAAGCGCCAACTCCAATGCAGCCGATGCAAAGGATTAGGGCACAACAAGTCCACTTGCAAGGAGCAATCATAG
- the LOC112720669 gene encoding uncharacterized protein isoform X2 — MHDVIDDTIQPMIPIDAPPDGVDDSNQMDMHIDIPIEVSRVLPIESSNDEKRAKGAQQWQNTITGVGQRFNSVHEFRESLRKYAIAHQFAFKYKKNDSHRVTVKCKAEGCLWRIHASRLSTTQLICIKKMHPTHTCEGAVGTTGHQATRSWVASIIKEKLKAYPNYKPKDIVNDIKQEYGIQLNYFQAWRGKEIAREQLQGSYKAAYSQLPFFCEKIMEANPGSLALYTTKEDSSFHRLFLSFHASSHGFQQGCRPLIFLDSIPLKSKYQGTLLAATAADADDGVFPVAFAIVDAESDDNWHWFLLQLQSVLSTSCPITFVAGSEHRLKDSIAEIFEGSFHGYCLRYLTEQLFRDLKGQFSHEIKRLMVEDLYAAAYAAKPEGFQTSLDNIKSISVDAYNWIVQSGPENWANSFFQGTRYNHMTSNFGELFYSWASDADELPITQMVDVIRSKIMELIVARREASDRWVSRLTPSMEEKLSAESRKAHSLQFVLCGSSTYEVCGDTNEVVDLDRWECSCKAWQLTGIPCCHAIAVISGINRSVYDFCSRFFTSEIYRLTYSEAVLPIQYVDAPAAKDSQLLVTVTPPSTRRPPGRPATKRYGSEDVVKRQLQCSRCKGLGHNKSTCKEQS, encoded by the coding sequence ATGCATGATGTCATAGATGACACCATCCAGCCAATGATTCCAATCGATGCTCCACCTGACGGTGTTGATGATAGCAATCAAATGGATATGCATATAGACATTCCTATTGAAGTTTCTCGTGTTCTCCCCATTGAATCCTCAAATGATGAAAAGCGTGCTAAAGGGGCACAACAATGGCAGAATACTATAACGGGTGTGGGTCAAAGGTTCAACAGTGTACATGAGTTTCGGGAATCATTGCGGAAATATGCAATTGCTCACCAATTTgcctttaaatataaaaaaaatgatagcCATCGTGTGACTGTCAAATGTAAAGCAGAAGGTTGCCTTTGGAGAATCCATGCGTCAAGATTGTCAACTACTCAGTTGATATGTATCAAGAAAATGCATCCAACTCATACTTGTGAAGGGGCTGTGGGAACGACAGGGCATCAAGCAACTAGGAGTTGGGTGGCCAGTATAATAAAGGAGAAACTGAAAGCTTATCCTAACTATAAGCCCAAGGATATTGTTAATGACATCAAACAAGAATATGGAATTCAGCTTAACTACTTCCAGGCTTGGCGGGGGAAGGAGATTGCAAGGGAGCAGCTTCAGGGTTCATATAAAGCAGCATATAGTCAGTTACCTTTCTTTTGTGAGAAAATAATGGAGGCCAATCCCGGAAGTCTAGCTTTGTACACTACAAAGGAAGACTCGAGCTTCCATCGTCTCTTTCTATCATTTCATGCTTCTTCGCATGGTTTCCAACAGGGTTGCCGACCGTTGATTTTCCTTGATAGCATTCCATTGAAGTCAAAATACCAAGGAACCTTGTTAGCAGCAACAGCTGCCGATGCTGATGATGGTGTATTCCCTGTTGCTTTTGCCATTGTTGATGCTGAATCTGATGATAACTGGCATTGGTTTTTACTTCAGCTCCAATCGGTGCTGTCAACATCTTGTCCCATAACGTTTGTTGCAGGCAGTGAGCACAGGCTAAAAGATTCAATTGCCGAGATATTTGAAGGCTCGTTTCATGGATACTGCCTCCGATACTTAACTGAGCAACTATTTAGAGACTTGAAAGGACAGTTTTCTCATGAGATAAAACGATTAATGGTCGAGGATTTATATGCTGCTGCTTATGCAGCCAAACCTGAAGGCTTCCAAACCAGTTTGGATAACATTAAAAGTATTTCTGTAGATGCTTATAATTGGATTGTGCAAAGTGGACCTGAGAATTGGGCGAATTCATTTTTTCAGGGTACTAGGTATAATCACATGACATCAAACTTTGGTGAACTGTTCTATAGTTGGGCTTCAGATGCAGATGAATTACCAATAACACAGATGGTTGATGTGATAAGAAGTAAGATCATGGAGTTGATTGTTGCCAGAAGAGAAGCATCTGATCGATGGGTGTCTAGGCTGACTCCGTCCATGGAGGAAAAGCTTAGTGCAGAAAGCCGGAAAGCTCATTCACTTCAATTTGTATTATGTGGCAGCAGCACCTATGAAGTTTGCGGTGACACCAATGAGGTGGTCGATCTCGACCGATGGGAATGTAGTTGTAAAGCCTGGCAGCTGACTGGAATACCATGCTGCCATGCTATTGCTGTTATCAGTGGAATCAACCGGAGTGTGTATGATTTTTGCTCTAGATTTTTCACAAGCGAGATATACAGATTGACTTATTCAGAGGCGGTGCTGCCAATTCAATATGTAGATGCGCCTGCTGCAAAAGATTCTCAGCTTTTGGTAACAGTTACACCCCCTTCTACCCGACGACCACCAGGCCGACCGGCAACAAAGCGATATGGCTCTGAAGATGTAGTCAAGCGCCAACTCCAATGCAGCCGATGCAAAGGATTAGGGCACAACAAGTCCACTTGCAAGGAGCAATCATAG